The Gadus macrocephalus chromosome 20, ASM3116895v1 genome includes a region encoding these proteins:
- the agpat3 gene encoding 1-acyl-sn-glycerol-3-phosphate acyltransferase gamma: protein MGLLTYLKSLFILQLLMGFVFVVSGLIINFIQLCTCVLWPFNKQLYRRINCRLSYSLWSQLVMLLEWWSGTDCTLYTDQATVDSFGKEHAIIILNHNYEIDFLCGWTMCERYGILGSSKVLAKHELLKVPLIGWTWYFLEIVFCKRRWEEDRDTVFKGLDALKDYPEFMWFLLYCEGTRFTEKKHEISMQVAESKGLPRLKYHLLPRTKGFTTTLQCLKGTVSAVYDVTLNFKDQQTPTLLGIVQGKKYKADLKIKRFPVEEIPEDEKECASWLHKLYQEKDALQEHYHKEGSFPGPTIIPPRRLWTLLNFLFWATLLLSPLINFAYGVAVSGSPLLIIGFLLFLIGASIAIRRLIGVTEVNKTGSSYGNPEAKKQN, encoded by the exons ATGGGTCTGCTAACCTACCTGAAGAGCCTCTTCATCCTGCAGCTGCTGATGGGCTTCGTGTTCGTCGTGAGCGGCCTCATCATCAACTTCATCCAGCTCTGCACCTGTGTCCTCTGGCCCTTCAACAAGCAGCTGTACCGCCGGATCAACTGCCGGCTCTCCTATTCTCTCTGGAGCC AGCTGGTGATGCTTCTGGAGTGGTGGTCAGGCACGGATTGCACGCTCTACACAGACCAGGCCACGGTGGACTCATTCGGCAAAGAGCACgccatcatcatcctcaaccACAACTACGAGATCGACTTCCTCTGTGGCTGGACCATGTGTGAGAGATATGGCATCCTAGGG AGTTCAAAGGTGTTGGCCAAACACGAGCTACTGAAggtgcctctgattggctggacctGGTACTTCCTGGAGATCGTCTTCTGcaagaggaggtgggaggaggaccgGGACACGGTCTTCAAGGGTCTGGACGCGTTGAAGGACTACCCAGAGTTTATGTGG TTCCTGCTGTACTGCGAGGGGACCCGCTTCACAGAGAAGAAGCATGAGATCAGCATGCAGGTGGCAGAGAGCAAAGGACTGCCCCGACTCAAgtaccacctcctcccccgaaCCAAAGGCTTCACTACCACCCTGCAGTGTCTCAAGGGCACAG TTTCTGCCGTCTACGATGTGACACTCAACTTCAAAGACCAGCAGACACCAACTCTGCTGGGCATCGTGCAGGGCAAGAAGTACAAAGCTGACTTGAAGATCAA GCGATTCCCTGTGGAAGAGATCCCAGAGGATGAGAAAGAGTGTGCCAGCTGGCTGCATAAGCTCTATCAGGAAAAG GACGCCCTCCAAGAGCACTACCACAAGGAGGGCAGCTTCCCCGGGCCCACCATCATCCCTCCCCGACGCCTGTGGACGCTCCTCAACTTCCTGTTCTGGGCCACCCTGCTGCTCTCGCCCCTCATCAACTTCGCCTACGGCGTGGCAGTCAGCGGCTCGCCCCTCCTCATCATcggcttcctcctcttcctcatcggaG CCTCCATCGCTATCCGTCGTCTCATCGGTGTCACCGAGGTGAACAAGACGGGCTCCAGTTACGGCAACCCGGAGGCCAAGAAGCAAAACTAA